The Hyperolius riggenbachi isolate aHypRig1 chromosome 3, aHypRig1.pri, whole genome shotgun sequence genome window below encodes:
- the LOC137564196 gene encoding proteinase-activated receptor 3-like gives MFSRILLLAGILYTLFSSSEASCTKATKGRIYRPDNCTSSILDRNIQDALSSPITVSIIPTFYLVVFLIGLPANGIAFWVLLSKAKKMPSTLLLINLAAADLLFMLALPFKIAYHFLGNNWIFGENMCRAVTAVFYGNMYCSVFFLTAISIDRHIALVHPFQARSLRSWRSFLVVSVGIWLVVIGGVSIFLIVPQTKTFKEPDITTCHEVLAVCCDYTWYTKYFIGLFIAGFAIPLVVILLSYIPILVTLAKNKESHSQVIRLLILVVIIFIICFTPSNVLLVLHYLETTWESHNNLYFWYTLALSFTSFNSCIDPFIYYYMSEDFRTMVRKTLQWNSNGNSESVECTKRTKLSSEMARISA, from the coding sequence CTACAAAAGGAAGAATTTATCGCCCAGATAACTGCACTTCCTCTATACTAGACAGAAACATTCAGGATGCTCTAAGTTCTCCCATTACTGTTTCCATTATTCCAACATTCTATCTGGTCGTGTTCCTCATCGGTCTTCCGGCAAATGGAATTGCCTTCTGGGTACTTCTTTCTAAAGCCAAGAAGATGCCATCTACCCTTCTGCTGATTAACCTGGCAGCTGCAGACCTGCTATTCATGTTGGCATTGCCCTTCAAGATTGCGTACCATTTTCTTGGAAATAACTGGATTTTTGGAGAGAACATGTGCCGAGCTGTCACCGCTGTATTCTATGGAAACATGTACTGCTCGGTTTTCTTTCTCACGGCCATCAGCATCGACCGACACATTGCCCTGGTCCACCCATTCCAGGCCAGAAGTTTGCGAAGTTGGAGAAGTTTCCTGGTTGTTTCTGTTGGAATCTGGTTGGTGGTCATCGGTGGTGTCTCCATATTCCTCATCGTTCCTCAGACAAAAACATTTAAGGAACCAGATATCACAACCTGTCATGAAGTCCTGGCAGTGTGCTGTGATTATACCTGGTACACCAAATATTTCATTGgactatttattgcaggatttgccatTCCTTTGGTTGTTATCTTGCTTAGCTACATACCGATACTGGTGACCTTGGCAAAAAACAAAGAGTCTCATAGCCAGGTGATAAGGTTGCTCATCTTGGTGGTTATCATATTCATTATCTGTTTTACACCTAGTAATGTTTTGCTTGTTCTTCACTACTTGGAGACAACCTGGGAATCCCACAACAACCTGTACTTCTGGTACACGCTGGCATTATCCTTCACTTCATTCAACAGTTGCATTGACCCTTTTATCTACTATTACATGTCAGAGGACTTTCGTACAATGGTAAGAAAGACACTACAGTGGAACAGCAATGGAAATAGTGAGTCAGTGGAGTGCACTAAAAGGACTAAACTATCATCGGAGATGGCCAGAATAAGTGCATAA